One segment of Calliopsis andreniformis isolate RMS-2024a chromosome 1, iyCalAndr_principal, whole genome shotgun sequence DNA contains the following:
- the Csn5 gene encoding COP9 signalosome subunit 5, translated as MASTSSEQTNIAQKTWEMSNNIETISTVDEIYRYDRKEQQDILAAKPWEKDPHFFKDIKISALALLKMVMHARSGGTLEVMGLLLGKVAANTMIVMDSFALPVEGTETRVNAQAQAYEYMTAYIEAAKQVGRQENAIGWYHSHPGYGCWLSGIDVSTQMLNQNFQEPFVAIVIDPVRTISAGKVCLGAFRTYPKGYKPANEEPSEYQTIPLNKIEDFGVHCKQYYSLEVSYFKSLLDRRLLDSLWNKYWVNTLSSSSLLTNADYTTGQIFDLSDKLEQSEVALGRGYILGGTDPHDRSTVEKLVKATRDSCKTTIEIIHGLMAQIIKDRLFNQVGCKPVEAQQQ; from the exons ATGGCAAGTACTTCTTCTGAGCAGACTAATATTGCTCAAAAAACATGGGAAATGTCAAATAATATTGAAACAATTAGCACTGTTGATGAAATCTACAGGTATGATCGCAAGGAGCAACAGGATATATTAGCTGCAAAACCATGGGAAAAAGA CCCTCACTTTTTCAAAGATATAAAGATTTCTGCCTTAGCACTGTTAAAAATGGTAATGCAtgctcgatctggaggaactctGGAAGTAATGGGCCTACTTCTGGGGAAAGTAGCAGCAAATACAATGATCGTCATGGATTCTTTCGCATTACCTGTTGAAGGCACGGAAACAAGAGTTAATGCTCAGGCTCAAGCCTATGAATATATGACAGCCTATATAGAAGCAGCTAAACAG GTTGGAAGACAAGAAAATGCTATTGGATGGTATCACAGTCATCCTGGTTATGGATGTTGGTTGTCTGGTATAGATGTGTCCACTCAAATGCTCAATCAGAATTTCCAAGAACCATTTGTTGCTATTGTTATCGATCCTGTGAGAACAATATCTGCTGGAAAAGTTTGTTTAGGTGCATTTAGAACTTACCCTAAG GGATATAAACCAGCAAATGAAGAACCGTCAGAATATCAGACAATACCACTGAACAAAATCGAAGATTTTGGTGTTCACTGCAAACAATATTATTCCTTAGAAGTATCTTATTTTAAATCATTGTTGGACAGGCGATTACTAGACTCCTTGTGGAATAAATATTGGGTGAATACGTTAAGTTCCTCTAGTCTTTTGACAAACGCAGATTATACGACTGGACAAATATTCGATTTATCAGATAAGTTAGAACAATCAGAAGTTGCACTTGGACGAGGATACATATTAGGTGGAACGGATCCCCATGATCGAAGTACAGTAGAAAAATTAGTTAAGGCAACAAGAGACAGTTGTAAAACTACCATCGAGATCATTCACGGTTTAATGGCACAAATAATCAAAGATAGACTATTCAATCAAGTCGGATGCAAACCTGTCGAAGCTCAACAACAGTAA